One Sagittula stellata E-37 genomic window carries:
- a CDS encoding CAP domain-containing protein, with product MNRRAFLTLSSLAALAACTTSPAPSGGGGVGPDGRPLPRVYRIGPGQRGQIEYRMLDAVNSLRQASGAPTLTLDSKLQAAAATHARDMSVQNRPWHFGSDGSSPIDRVQRVGYTGRLVGEAISETYETELETLSAWMEETPTRNVILDSSATEMGFAWHQESNGKIWWCLVTGASGMGATPGMQT from the coding sequence ATGAACCGTCGCGCCTTCCTGACCCTGTCCAGCCTTGCAGCGCTTGCAGCCTGCACCACGTCGCCCGCTCCGAGCGGTGGCGGCGGGGTCGGACCGGACGGCAGACCGCTTCCGCGCGTCTACCGGATCGGCCCCGGACAGCGCGGCCAGATCGAATACCGGATGCTGGATGCGGTCAACTCGTTGCGTCAGGCGTCCGGGGCCCCGACCCTGACACTCGACAGCAAGCTGCAGGCCGCTGCCGCCACCCACGCCCGCGACATGTCGGTCCAGAATCGTCCGTGGCATTTCGGCTCCGACGGTTCGTCGCCGATCGACCGGGTGCAGCGCGTGGGCTACACCGGCCGCCTCGTGGGCGAGGCGATCTCCGAAACCTACGAGACCGAGTTGGAAACGCTGTCCGCCTGGATGGAAGAGACGCCGACCCGCAACGTCATCCTCGACTCCTCCGCGACCGAGATGGGCTTTGCCTGGCATCAGGAGAGCAACGGCAAGATCTGGTGGTGCCTCGTGACCGGCGCATCCGGCATGGGCGCGACCCCCGGTATGCAGACCTGA
- a CDS encoding L,D-transpeptidase family protein, with protein sequence MRFLKLGLLLLAVLGVSACSSKFYTYRGPEVTQVVVNKGERRLHLLHHDKVLKSYNVGLGFAPQGHKFIEGDGKTPEGNYFIDRRNPNSKFYLSIGISYPNPVDRMTAQELGKSPGGDIFIHGQGPNYRKGSPRDWTAGCIAVTDKQMRDIYAMVQDGTPIQINP encoded by the coding sequence ATGCGATTTCTGAAACTCGGCCTTCTGTTGCTGGCCGTTCTGGGCGTCTCGGCGTGTTCCAGCAAGTTCTACACGTACCGTGGTCCGGAAGTGACCCAGGTCGTGGTGAACAAGGGGGAGCGTCGCCTTCACCTGTTGCACCATGACAAGGTGCTGAAGTCCTACAACGTGGGGCTGGGATTTGCGCCTCAGGGGCACAAATTCATCGAGGGTGACGGCAAGACGCCGGAAGGCAACTACTTCATCGACCGCCGCAATCCGAACAGCAAATTCTACCTGTCCATCGGCATCAGTTATCCGAATCCGGTGGACCGGATGACCGCGCAGGAGCTTGGCAAAAGTCCGGGGGGCGACATCTTCATCCACGGGCAGGGGCCGAACTATCGCAAGGGCAGCCCGCGCGACTGGACCGCCGGGTGCATCGCCGTGACCGACAAGCAGATGCGCGACATCTATGCCATGGTGCAAGACGGCACACCGATCCAGATCAATCCCTGA
- a CDS encoding class I SAM-dependent RNA methyltransferase has product MTEDMRVTVERLGHHGDGIAAGPVYVRGALPGEVVEGAVTSGVMLSPRIVTPVPERVSPPCRHAKACGGCQLQHAADPFVEGWKVDVVARALAAQGIETEMRPIVTSPPRSRRRAGFSARRTKKGALAGFHAKGSDVVIAVPDCQLVRPALAAALPMVEELAVAGTSRKSELSVQVTETLGGLDVVVTGGKPVDDAFRVTLAGLAQKHDVARLAWDDEVLTLRPPSHRFGDAEVVPPPGAFLQATAEGEAALLAGVQEALEGCSHMADLFAGCGTFALPLASRGKVHAAEGDAAMARALDKGWRQGKGLRHVTHETRDLFRNPLLPDELSRFDGVVIDPPRAGAEAQVAELASARVPRIAYVSCNPVSYARDAARLIAAGYTLDWVQVVDQFRWSTHVELVSQVTLAKS; this is encoded by the coding sequence ATGACCGAAGACATGCGTGTGACGGTGGAGCGCCTCGGGCACCACGGCGACGGGATCGCAGCCGGTCCGGTCTACGTGCGCGGCGCGCTGCCCGGCGAGGTGGTCGAGGGCGCGGTGACCAGCGGTGTCATGCTGTCCCCCCGGATCGTGACTCCCGTGCCGGAGCGCGTCTCGCCGCCCTGCCGCCACGCGAAGGCCTGCGGCGGCTGCCAGTTGCAGCATGCCGCCGATCCCTTTGTCGAAGGCTGGAAGGTCGACGTGGTGGCACGCGCCTTGGCCGCGCAGGGGATCGAGACGGAGATGCGACCCATCGTGACGTCCCCGCCTCGGTCGCGGCGGCGCGCGGGGTTTTCGGCCCGGCGGACGAAGAAGGGCGCATTGGCCGGGTTCCATGCCAAGGGGTCGGATGTGGTGATCGCCGTCCCGGACTGCCAGCTTGTCCGCCCGGCGCTGGCGGCGGCCCTGCCGATGGTCGAGGAACTGGCGGTAGCCGGCACCTCCCGCAAGAGCGAGCTGTCGGTGCAGGTGACGGAAACGCTGGGCGGGCTGGACGTGGTTGTGACCGGCGGCAAGCCGGTGGACGATGCCTTCCGGGTGACGCTGGCCGGGCTTGCGCAAAAGCATGACGTGGCGCGGCTGGCTTGGGACGACGAGGTGCTGACCCTGCGTCCGCCCTCGCATCGCTTCGGCGATGCCGAGGTCGTGCCGCCGCCGGGGGCTTTCCTCCAGGCCACGGCAGAGGGCGAGGCTGCGCTGCTGGCCGGTGTGCAGGAAGCGCTTGAGGGCTGTTCCCACATGGCCGACCTCTTTGCGGGCTGCGGGACATTTGCGCTGCCTTTGGCCTCTCGCGGGAAGGTCCATGCGGCGGAGGGTGACGCCGCCATGGCGCGTGCGCTCGACAAGGGGTGGCGGCAGGGCAAGGGTCTGCGCCACGTCACGCACGAGACCCGCGACCTGTTCCGCAACCCGCTGTTGCCGGACGAGCTGTCGCGATTCGACGGTGTGGTGATCGACCCGCCCCGGGCCGGGGCAGAGGCGCAGGTGGCAGAGCTGGCAAGCGCCCGTGTGCCGCGAATCGCCTACGTGTCGTGCAACCCGGTCAGCTACGCCCGGGACGCCGCCCGGCTGATCGCGGCGGGCTACACGCTCGACTGGGTGCAGGTTGTGGACCAGTTCCGCTGGTCGACTCACGTGGAGCTTGTTTCGCAGGTCACGCTGGCGAAATCGTGA
- a CDS encoding ABC transporter ATP-binding protein, translating to MMRRLLPDIDTFAAADGPPPRGMWAFARWALRGTERAIGVTFFVTFLAGASELVAARFTGWVIDSAGSAGAGAFWDTYWPLILFGIAFFMILRPILFVFDAAVSGVLLGPNLFPLVLFRLNRYTLGHSMAFFENDFAGRISQKALQVARALTDLVIEVSDVIVFSLAMFLGSFILLGSVDWRLLTVFAVWAVLYAATLRYFIPRVQRRSASRAGARTQVTGQIVDTLSNISTVKLFARDRDEDRATQDALETLRQRSLEFGELSAVFRMVLMTLGGILPVASILGALYLYSVGTATTGDIAMTALITTRLSMLTNRLGRVAITIFTQVGEIEDGIGTLTPAHGITDRPGAGTVAPRGPLHFDRVGFAYGGESAALDSFDLTIAEGEKIALVGASGAGKSTAVSLLLRLHDVEQGRILLGGTDIRDLTQIALRNAIAVVRQDTSMFNRSAMENIRYGRPDATDEEVFEAARRASAHEFILGLTDLKGRSGYEARLGERGVKLSGGQRQRIALARAILKDAPVLVLDEATSALDSEVEAEIQQALDEVMRGKTVLAIAHRLSTIAQMDRIVVMDQGRIVEQGTHDQLLAQDGLYARYWARQSGGFIGAEAAE from the coding sequence ATGATGCGGCGCCTGCTGCCAGACATAGACACCTTCGCGGCGGCGGACGGCCCCCCGCCGCGCGGGATGTGGGCCTTTGCGCGATGGGCCCTGCGCGGCACCGAGCGCGCCATCGGCGTGACCTTCTTCGTCACCTTTCTTGCCGGGGCCTCCGAACTGGTGGCCGCGCGCTTCACCGGCTGGGTGATCGACAGCGCCGGATCGGCGGGCGCGGGCGCCTTCTGGGACACCTACTGGCCGCTCATTCTTTTCGGGATCGCGTTCTTCATGATCCTGCGTCCCATCCTGTTTGTCTTCGACGCCGCCGTGTCGGGCGTGCTGCTTGGTCCGAACCTCTTCCCGCTCGTGCTGTTCAGGTTGAATCGTTACACATTGGGCCACTCCATGGCCTTCTTCGAGAACGACTTTGCTGGGCGCATCAGTCAGAAGGCGCTGCAGGTCGCCCGCGCGCTGACCGACCTCGTGATCGAGGTCTCGGACGTCATCGTCTTCTCCCTCGCCATGTTCCTCGGTTCCTTCATCCTTCTGGGATCGGTCGACTGGCGGCTGCTGACCGTCTTCGCGGTCTGGGCCGTGCTTTATGCCGCGACGCTTCGGTACTTCATCCCCCGGGTGCAGCGCCGGTCCGCCAGCCGGGCCGGCGCCCGCACGCAGGTCACCGGGCAGATCGTCGACACGCTGTCCAACATCTCGACCGTCAAGCTGTTCGCCCGCGACCGGGACGAGGACCGTGCCACGCAGGACGCGCTCGAAACCCTGCGGCAGCGGTCGCTGGAGTTCGGCGAACTGTCCGCCGTCTTCCGCATGGTTCTGATGACGCTGGGCGGCATCCTGCCCGTCGCATCCATCCTCGGCGCGCTCTACCTCTACAGCGTTGGCACGGCCACGACAGGCGACATCGCCATGACGGCGCTTATCACCACGCGTCTTTCGATGCTGACCAACCGGCTGGGCCGCGTGGCGATCACCATCTTCACCCAGGTCGGAGAGATCGAGGACGGCATCGGCACGCTGACGCCGGCACATGGGATCACCGACCGCCCGGGCGCCGGGACCGTCGCGCCGCGCGGGCCGCTGCACTTCGACCGCGTGGGTTTTGCCTACGGCGGTGAAAGCGCCGCGCTCGACAGCTTCGACCTGACCATTGCCGAGGGCGAAAAGATCGCGCTGGTCGGTGCCTCCGGGGCCGGAAAATCCACCGCCGTCTCGTTGCTTCTGCGGCTTCATGACGTGGAACAGGGTCGAATCCTTCTGGGCGGCACCGACATTCGCGACCTGACCCAGATCGCCCTGCGCAACGCCATTGCCGTGGTCCGTCAGGACACCTCGATGTTTAACCGCTCCGCCATGGAGAACATCCGTTACGGCCGCCCCGACGCCACGGACGAGGAGGTCTTCGAAGCCGCCCGCCGCGCCTCCGCGCATGAGTTCATCCTCGGGCTGACGGACTTGAAAGGTCGGTCCGGCTACGAGGCCCGGCTGGGCGAGCGGGGCGTGAAACTGTCCGGCGGCCAGCGTCAGCGCATCGCTCTGGCCCGTGCCATCCTGAAAGACGCACCGGTGCTGGTTCTGGACGAGGCGACCTCCGCCCTCGATTCCGAGGTCGAGGCCGAGATCCAGCAGGCGCTGGACGAGGTCATGCGCGGCAAGACCGTGCTGGCCATCGCGCACCGCCTGTCGACCATCGCCCAGATGGACCGGATCGTGGTCATGGATCAGGGCCGCATCGTCGAGCAGGGCACCCACGATCAGCTGCTGGCGCAGGACGGTCTTTACGCGCGCTACTGGGCGCGGCAGTCCGGCGGATTCATCGGGGCCGAGGCGGCAGAGTAG
- a CDS encoding ABC transporter ATP-binding protein translates to MQRAFTNFIHRAGNQITPDAPVGDAPPTTLRAFMGWTLTGGWRVIWLGVMVSVLAGIIEVVSMKLLGSVVDAVSTTPPDRFLSLHLGLAIACVAVFLVARPLLFGGLALTQSVMIGPNIFVQVMARTFRWTLGQSVTYFDNDFAGRLAQKKNQVANSMTEIVVETVNAVTFGLSTVISTGFLVGGISLWMVAALAGWFVAYALFLKLMLPVVRGRAAARAEARSMVTGQVVDSITNIKTVKLFAGDSHEDGKALHSMESLRQTWLRFGEAQTFFRLGLIFIAGFLPVLLVGLSVALMGNGVTPGDVAAVGALSIRLSQMTGWISYTLMVISSHIGEVEDGMRTLAPAQRIEDAPAAVPLHVSQGEIHFDHVSFAYGRREGGVQDVDITIAPGEKVGIVGASGAGKSTLMSLILRLYDTEGGAVLIDGQNVATVTQQSLRRQIGMVTQETAMFNRTALDNIRYGRPDATEAEVIAAAEKAEAHEFILELRDHMGRQGYGAFLGERGVKLSGGQRQRIALARAILKDAPILILDEATSALDSEVEASIQEALDRVMEGKTVMAIAHRLSTISSMDRIIVLDQGRIAEQGSHDDLLAQNGLYARFWERQSGGFIGSGSQEAAE, encoded by the coding sequence ATGCAACGCGCGTTCACCAACTTCATCCACCGCGCTGGCAACCAGATCACCCCCGACGCCCCGGTCGGGGACGCGCCGCCGACGACGCTGCGCGCCTTCATGGGCTGGACGCTGACGGGCGGCTGGCGGGTGATCTGGCTGGGCGTGATGGTTTCTGTCCTTGCCGGCATCATCGAGGTCGTGTCGATGAAACTTCTCGGGTCCGTGGTCGACGCCGTGTCGACCACGCCGCCCGACCGATTCCTGTCGCTGCACCTCGGGCTGGCGATTGCCTGTGTCGCGGTCTTCCTCGTGGCGCGGCCGCTGCTGTTCGGCGGCCTTGCCCTGACCCAATCGGTGATGATCGGCCCGAACATCTTCGTGCAGGTCATGGCGCGGACCTTCCGCTGGACGCTGGGCCAGTCCGTCACCTATTTCGACAACGACTTTGCCGGGCGGCTGGCGCAGAAGAAGAACCAGGTCGCCAATTCCATGACGGAAATCGTGGTGGAAACGGTGAACGCGGTGACCTTCGGGCTGTCGACCGTGATCTCCACCGGCTTCCTCGTCGGCGGCATCAGCCTGTGGATGGTGGCCGCGCTGGCGGGCTGGTTCGTGGCTTACGCGCTGTTCCTGAAGCTTATGCTGCCGGTCGTGCGCGGACGCGCCGCGGCGCGGGCCGAGGCGCGTTCGATGGTCACCGGGCAGGTGGTCGACTCGATCACCAACATCAAGACGGTGAAGCTGTTCGCCGGGGACAGCCACGAGGACGGCAAGGCGCTGCATTCGATGGAATCGCTGCGTCAGACCTGGCTGCGCTTCGGCGAGGCACAGACCTTCTTCCGCCTCGGGCTGATCTTCATCGCCGGTTTCCTGCCGGTGCTGCTGGTCGGCCTGTCGGTTGCGTTGATGGGCAACGGCGTGACCCCGGGCGACGTGGCCGCCGTCGGCGCGCTGTCGATCCGTCTCAGCCAGATGACCGGCTGGATCAGCTACACGCTCATGGTGATCTCCTCCCATATCGGCGAGGTCGAGGACGGCATGCGCACCCTCGCCCCCGCCCAGCGGATCGAAGACGCGCCCGCTGCCGTGCCGCTGCACGTCTCGCAGGGCGAGATCCACTTCGACCACGTCAGCTTTGCCTACGGGCGTCGCGAGGGCGGCGTGCAGGACGTCGACATCACCATCGCCCCGGGCGAGAAGGTCGGCATCGTCGGCGCTTCGGGCGCGGGGAAATCGACCCTGATGTCGCTGATCCTGCGCCTGTACGACACCGAGGGCGGCGCCGTCCTGATCGACGGCCAGAACGTGGCGACGGTCACACAGCAAAGCCTGCGTCGCCAGATCGGCATGGTCACGCAGGAAACCGCCATGTTCAACCGCACCGCGCTGGACAACATTCGCTACGGGCGCCCCGACGCGACGGAGGCCGAGGTCATCGCCGCCGCCGAGAAGGCCGAGGCGCACGAGTTCATCCTTGAGCTGCGCGACCACATGGGACGACAGGGCTACGGCGCCTTCTTGGGCGAACGCGGTGTGAAGCTCTCCGGCGGTCAGCGCCAGCGCATCGCGCTCGCCCGGGCCATCCTGAAGGACGCGCCGATCCTGATCCTGGACGAGGCGACCTCTGCCCTCGACTCCGAGGTCGAGGCCTCCATTCAGGAGGCACTCGACCGCGTGATGGAGGGCAAGACCGTCATGGCCATCGCCCACCGGCTGTCCACGATCAGCAGCATGGACCGCATCATTGTGCTGGATCAGGGTCGAATCGCCGAACAGGGCAGCCATGACGACCTGCTTGCCCAGAACGGCCTATACGCGCGGTTCTGGGAACGCCAGTCCGGCGGGTTCATCGGGAGCGGCTCGCAGGAGGCCGCCGAATGA
- a CDS encoding ABC transporter ATP-binding protein produces MFRFFENLVDPYCDYPQTDRPPTRLWPFLWDYAQPFKRIFVWATLLSCLTAFVEIGLIWVMGWVVDVLSGDPAQVWADHGTTLILLALFILFIRPALQMLDVLVLNNGIMPNFGTLIRWRSHAHVLRQSVGWFENDFAGRISNRIMQTPPAAGEVVFQVFDAVSFSMAYVIGALVLLGDSDPRLMVPLALWLGLYALLMRWTIHRVGPASKDASDARSLVTGRVVDAYTNIHSVKMFAHHDRELAYAKEAIETTRETFQREMRLYTIMDVSLVVLNGLLIVGVVGWAVALWMQGSATAGAVAAATALTLRLNSMTGWIMWALTTLFRQLGVVAEGMETIAQPIALTDAPGAKPLQLTEGKIEVQDLSHHYGRGAGGLDRISLTIRPGEKVGLVGRSGAGKSTLVKLLLRFYDAEGGTIRIDGQDISHVTQDSLRLNIGMVQQDSSLLHRSVRDNILYGRPDATEEQMIAAAKQAQAHDFILDLQDPSGLTGYDAHVGERGVKLSGGQRQRVTLARVILKDAPILILDEATSALDSEVEAAIQDTLYGMMEGKTVIAIAHRLSTIARMDRILVIEDGHIVEDGTHDALLAGGGLYASFWARQSGGFLDLDTEEEAAE; encoded by the coding sequence ATGTTCCGTTTCTTTGAAAACCTTGTCGATCCCTACTGCGACTATCCGCAAACCGACCGTCCGCCGACCCGCCTCTGGCCGTTCCTCTGGGACTACGCCCAGCCGTTCAAGCGCATCTTCGTCTGGGCGACGCTGCTGTCGTGCCTGACCGCTTTCGTGGAGATCGGTCTGATCTGGGTCATGGGCTGGGTGGTCGATGTGCTCTCTGGCGATCCCGCGCAGGTCTGGGCCGACCATGGCACCACGCTGATCCTGCTGGCGCTGTTCATCCTCTTCATCCGGCCCGCGCTGCAGATGCTCGACGTGCTGGTGCTGAACAACGGTATCATGCCCAACTTCGGGACACTGATCCGCTGGCGGTCGCATGCGCATGTCCTGCGCCAGTCCGTCGGTTGGTTCGAGAACGACTTTGCCGGTCGCATCTCCAACCGCATCATGCAGACCCCGCCCGCCGCGGGTGAGGTCGTCTTCCAGGTCTTCGATGCGGTGTCCTTCTCCATGGCCTACGTCATCGGGGCGCTGGTCCTGCTGGGCGACAGCGATCCGCGCCTGATGGTGCCCCTGGCGCTGTGGCTGGGGCTATATGCGCTGCTGATGCGCTGGACGATCCACCGGGTCGGGCCCGCGTCCAAGGACGCCTCCGACGCCCGCAGCCTTGTCACCGGGCGCGTGGTGGACGCCTACACCAACATTCACTCCGTCAAGATGTTCGCCCATCACGACCGCGAACTGGCCTACGCCAAGGAAGCGATCGAGACCACGCGCGAAACGTTCCAGCGTGAAATGCGGCTCTATACCATCATGGATGTGTCTCTGGTGGTGCTGAACGGCCTGCTGATCGTGGGGGTCGTCGGCTGGGCCGTGGCGCTCTGGATGCAGGGTTCGGCGACTGCGGGTGCGGTGGCTGCGGCAACTGCGCTGACCCTGCGGCTGAACTCCATGACCGGCTGGATCATGTGGGCGCTGACCACGCTGTTCCGCCAGCTTGGCGTCGTCGCGGAAGGGATGGAGACCATCGCCCAGCCCATCGCCCTGACCGACGCGCCGGGTGCCAAGCCACTGCAGCTGACCGAGGGCAAGATCGAGGTGCAGGACCTCTCGCACCATTACGGGCGCGGGGCAGGGGGGCTCGACCGGATTTCCCTGACGATCCGTCCGGGGGAAAAGGTCGGCCTCGTCGGCCGTTCCGGTGCTGGCAAGTCGACGCTGGTGAAACTGCTCCTGCGGTTCTACGACGCCGAAGGCGGCACGATCCGCATCGACGGGCAGGATATCTCGCACGTCACGCAGGACAGTTTGCGGCTCAACATCGGCATGGTTCAGCAGGATTCGAGCCTGTTGCACCGCTCTGTCCGCGACAACATCCTCTATGGCCGCCCCGATGCGACCGAAGAACAGATGATCGCCGCCGCGAAACAGGCGCAGGCACACGATTTCATCCTCGATCTGCAGGATCCGTCCGGCCTGACCGGCTATGACGCCCATGTGGGCGAGCGTGGCGTGAAACTGTCCGGTGGGCAGCGCCAGCGTGTAACACTGGCCCGGGTGATCCTGAAGGACGCGCCGATCCTGATCCTGGACGAAGCGACCTCCGCCCTCGATTCCGAGGTCGAGGCGGCCATTCAGGACACGCTTTACGGCATGATGGAGGGCAAGACGGTGATCGCCATCGCGCACCGCCTGTCCACCATCGCGCGCATGGACCGGATCCTCGTGATCGAAGACGGCCACATCGTCGAGGACGGCACCCATGACGCGCTTTTGGCGGGGGGCGGTCTATATGCCTCCTTCTGGGCTCGCCAAAGCGGCGGGTTCCTCGATCTCGATACCGAAGAAGAGGCAGCAGAGTGA
- a CDS encoding CCA tRNA nucleotidyltransferase — translation MTRVTGDWLTAPGAQAVLTMLEAGGHRAYAVGGCVRNALLGEPVADVDVSTDARPERVIELARAAGLRAVPTGIDHGTVTIVANGTGYEVTTFRADIETDGRRAVVRFADDVAEDAVRRDFTMNALYVDRHGEITDPLGGLPDLMARRLRFIEDADRRIREDYLRILRFFRFYAWYGDPQAGVDADALAAIAANLDGLETLSRERVGQELLKLFAAPDPLAATAVMARAGVLQAVLPGASETPLGPLLEHETTLDLPPDPLRRLAAIGAFDGEALRFSKVQKKRLEQYQGLISDPIPLPEVAYRFTADMARDVLVLRAATFGAPLDTSALPRIKRAAKARFPVAASDLKDRFQGPALGEALRRLEAEWIASDFALDKATLLSRAGNA, via the coding sequence GTGACCCGTGTCACCGGCGACTGGCTGACCGCGCCGGGCGCGCAAGCCGTGCTGACGATGCTGGAAGCCGGGGGCCATCGCGCCTATGCCGTCGGGGGCTGCGTTCGCAACGCGCTTCTGGGTGAACCGGTCGCGGACGTCGACGTCTCTACCGATGCGCGCCCCGAACGGGTGATCGAACTGGCGAGGGCGGCGGGCCTCCGGGCCGTTCCCACGGGCATCGACCACGGCACCGTGACGATTGTTGCTAACGGCACCGGATACGAAGTCACCACCTTTCGCGCCGATATCGAAACGGACGGCCGCCGTGCCGTCGTCCGCTTCGCCGATGACGTGGCCGAGGACGCCGTGCGCCGCGACTTCACCATGAACGCCCTGTACGTCGACCGTCATGGCGAGATCACCGATCCGCTGGGCGGCCTGCCCGACTTGATGGCCCGGCGATTGCGTTTCATCGAGGATGCCGACCGGCGGATTCGCGAGGATTACCTGCGCATCCTCCGGTTCTTTCGTTTCTATGCCTGGTACGGAGACCCGCAGGCCGGCGTGGATGCCGATGCGCTCGCCGCAATCGCCGCCAATCTGGACGGTCTGGAAACGCTGTCGCGCGAACGGGTCGGGCAGGAGTTGCTGAAGCTTTTCGCCGCGCCCGATCCCCTTGCCGCGACCGCTGTCATGGCCCGCGCGGGTGTCCTCCAGGCCGTCCTTCCCGGTGCCAGCGAAACACCGCTCGGCCCTCTGCTGGAGCATGAGACAACGCTCGACCTGCCGCCCGATCCGCTGCGCCGGCTGGCGGCCATCGGTGCCTTCGACGGTGAGGCGCTGCGCTTTTCAAAGGTCCAAAAGAAGCGTCTTGAGCAATATCAGGGCCTGATATCCGATCCGATCCCCCTGCCCGAAGTCGCATATCGCTTCACTGCCGACATGGCGCGTGACGTGCTTGTCCTGCGTGCCGCGACCTTTGGTGCGCCGCTCGATACCTCTGCCCTGCCCCGCATCAAGCGCGCTGCCAAAGCGCGGTTCCCGGTCGCAGCATCTGACCTCAAGGACCGCTTCCAGGGGCCCGCCCTTGGAGAGGCGCTCCGGCGGCTCGAAGCGGAGTGGATTGCGTCGGATTTCGCGCTCGACAAGGCGACCCTGCTTTCCCGTGCCGGAAATGCGTGA
- a CDS encoding CoA pyrophosphatase encodes MTTRDQADALRRALGAPAGQSSDFDLNPEVELPAGRKLRPAGVLAAFQDTPQGLQLLLTKRSSRLKHHPGQIAFPGGKVDPGDKDEVAAALREAHEEVGLDPSNVDVLGTLPAHETVTSFLVTPVVALIRAPFTLVPEPGEVEEAFYVPFDHITDPARFSVQWRRWRGQRRLYYTAPYGPYYIWGATARMLRGLAERVQA; translated from the coding sequence ATGACGACGCGTGACCAGGCCGATGCCCTGCGCCGGGCGCTGGGCGCCCCGGCCGGGCAGTCGTCGGATTTCGACCTCAATCCCGAGGTCGAGTTGCCCGCCGGGCGCAAATTGCGTCCCGCGGGCGTTCTGGCGGCTTTTCAGGACACGCCCCAGGGCCTGCAACTCCTGCTGACCAAACGCTCCAGCCGGTTGAAACATCACCCCGGCCAGATCGCCTTTCCTGGCGGCAAGGTCGATCCCGGCGACAAGGATGAGGTCGCCGCCGCTCTTCGGGAAGCACATGAAGAGGTCGGGCTCGATCCGAGCAACGTCGACGTGCTGGGCACCTTGCCCGCGCATGAGACCGTGACCAGCTTCCTCGTGACGCCGGTGGTGGCCCTGATCCGTGCGCCGTTCACACTGGTGCCCGAACCGGGCGAGGTCGAAGAGGCGTTCTACGTCCCCTTCGATCACATCACCGACCCGGCCCGTTTCAGCGTCCAGTGGCGGCGCTGGAGGGGCCAAAGGCGTCTCTATTACACCGCACCTTACGGTCCCTATTACATCTGGGGCGCCACAGCGCGAATGCTGCGCGGGCTGGCGGAGCGGGTGCAGGCGTGA
- a CDS encoding Hsp33 family molecular chaperone HslO, translated as MSFGDKIAWDDTVLPFQLDRSDMRGRVARLDGVLSGVLKQHDYPAPVEALVAEMALLTALIGQTIKLRWKLSLQVQTNGPVRMIATDYYGPDKEGQPARIRAYASFDRDRITDAAPFQQLGAGYFAILIDQGEGMQPYQGITPVAGSSLSDCAAAYFAQSEQLPTTFALTFGRSKEPGQEEHWRAGGMMLQHMPKASPFAAKEGGTGEEGLLQADDLVSGDEKENWNRVNAHLQTLEEFELIGPSVPPTDLLVRLFHEEQPRVYESQPVRFGCTCSEDRVRQSLSIYSAKDISRMTTDDGLVTADCQFCGAHYELDPKTVGFEADDDA; from the coding sequence ATGAGCTTCGGTGACAAGATCGCCTGGGACGATACCGTCCTTCCTTTTCAGCTTGATCGCAGCGATATGCGCGGTCGCGTGGCGCGCCTCGACGGCGTTCTGTCGGGCGTGCTGAAGCAGCACGACTATCCCGCCCCGGTCGAGGCACTGGTGGCCGAGATGGCGCTGCTGACCGCGCTGATCGGCCAGACGATCAAGCTGCGCTGGAAGCTGTCGCTCCAGGTTCAGACCAATGGCCCGGTGCGGATGATCGCAACGGATTACTACGGCCCCGACAAGGAGGGTCAGCCGGCGCGCATCCGGGCCTATGCCAGCTTCGACCGGGATCGCATCACGGATGCGGCGCCGTTCCAGCAGCTTGGCGCCGGCTACTTCGCGATCCTGATCGACCAGGGCGAAGGAATGCAGCCCTACCAGGGCATCACTCCGGTCGCGGGAAGCAGCCTGTCGGATTGCGCCGCCGCCTACTTCGCACAGTCGGAACAATTGCCGACCACCTTCGCGCTGACCTTCGGCCGCTCGAAGGAGCCGGGGCAGGAAGAACACTGGCGGGCCGGCGGCATGATGCTGCAACACATGCCCAAGGCCTCGCCCTTCGCGGCGAAAGAGGGCGGGACCGGCGAAGAGGGACTGTTGCAGGCCGACGACCTCGTGTCGGGTGACGAGAAGGAGAACTGGAACCGGGTCAACGCCCACCTCCAGACGCTTGAGGAATTCGAGCTCATCGGCCCCTCCGTACCGCCGACCGACCTCTTGGTGCGCCTGTTCCACGAAGAGCAGCCGCGCGTCTACGAAAGCCAGCCGGTGCGGTTCGGCTGCACCTGCTCGGAAGATCGTGTGCGCCAGTCGCTGTCGATCTACTCCGCGAAGGACATCTCGCGGATGACCACGGACGATGGTCTCGTGACCGCCGACTGCCAGTTCTGCGGGGCGCATTACGAGCTCGACCCGAAGACGGTGGGGTTCGAGGCGGATGACGACGCGTGA